In Acidisarcina polymorpha, the DNA window ATGCTCGGGCTCGCTCACGGAGCCTGGACCCACGCCTTGAGTTATGCCAAGGAACGCAAGCAATTCGGCCAAGCCATTGCGGACTTTCAGTCGATCCAGTTTTCGCTTGCCGACATGGCCACGGAGATCGAAGCAGCCCGCCTGCTGGTCTATAACGCCGCTCGACTCAAAGATGCGGTGCTGCCCTATGTCAAGGAGGCCGCCATGGCAAAATACTTCTCATCGCAGGTGGCAGAGCGAGTGGCCAGCATGGCGGTAGAGATTTATGGCGGCTATGGCTTTGTTAAGGACTACCCCGTCGAAAAATACTACCGAGACGCGAAGATCGGAAAGATCTATGAAGGCACTTCTAACATGCAGTTAGCCACGATCGCGAAGCTGCTCCTGGCTTGATAGCAGCAGAAGATCTAAAATGCTCTCATGATCTGATAGTACTTAGTAAGTAGAAGTATCTAGAAGTTAGATTTTAGTAACTGGGAAATTGCATTCAAGAGGCGATCGGATTGTTCTTGCGCGCCGACCGCGACCCGGAAATGTCCTGGAGACAGCGCCTCATAGTTCGAGCAGTCTCGCAAAACGAAGTGATGTTCCACAATCATGCGCCGCCAAAAATCGGCCGAAGGAATGCGATCGGGAAGCCGAAAGAGCAGGAAATTTGCTGAGGAGGGATAGGGATGGAGGCATAATCTTTCCAGTCCCGCATGAAGATAGACGCGTCTTTCCTCGTTCTTTGCACGCGCGCTTTCGGCGAAGGGCTGATCGGCCAAGGCTGCTGCCACTGCACGAGCCGCGAGAGTTGTAATGGGCCATGGCGGCAGACCATCATTGATCTTGCGGACTATCGCCTCATTTGCGGCCGCGTAGGCCACGCGAAGCCCTGGAACTCCGTGAAACTTAGTCACTGATCGAAATACAATCAGGTTGGAGAAACGATCGACGTCGGCGACGACGGAAGCTGACGGAGTGTAGTCGATGAAGGCTTCGTCAAGAAGAACGGTGATGTTTTCCACCGCCGCTTTCTGCACCAGATGAACGAGGAACTCCCTGTTCGTCAAAATCCCTGATGGATTCTGCGGGTTGGCGAGCAAGATGGCATCGTGGCCGCCTGCCAGGAGAGCTTCGATGCTGTAGTTAAAGTTCGACACCTCGGTGAGGATATAGGGAATGACTTCGATCCGGGCCCGTTCCAGTGTGCGGCGATACTCGACGAAGCCCGGCACCGGAAGCAGACAGCGCTTGATTTTCAAAGCGCGCAGCCCTGCGTCAAGCAGTGGCACAAATCCATTGGCGACGGCGACATTGGAGAATGAGACACCGGCATATTCTGCAATGGAGTCTTTTAGTTCGGTCTCTTCGAGGTCGGGATAAGCGTTCAAGGTCGAGGAATCCTCGAGACTTGCCTGTAATGATGCCAACACTGTGGACGGCGGCCCGTCGGGATTGATGTTCGCGCTGAAATCAATAAGGTCCGATTCCGGTATGTTAAACAGCGCAGCGATCCTGCGTAGCTGACCTCCGTGGATGGGCAGATCCGCGATCATGTTGGGAGCTTCCGCTGCCGGCGTTGACTCCAGAGAAGAAGGCCAGTCGCGGCGGCAACGCCAGCTATGGTTACCAGAGAGACAAGGCGAATTGCCGTCTTTGCCTGAGCAAGCGATGCAGCGGGAAATTCCTGGCCGATGCGTGGCATCGACACGACTTCACCAGCGTAGGTGTTATCTCCCCCGAGCTGCACGTGCAAAGCTCCGGACATGGCGCTCTCGGGTTGACCGGCATTGGGACTCTTGTGTTTGGCTCCGTCCAGCCTCCAGATACGCCATGCTGCTCGAGCGTCGGCTGATCGACCGAGTGCCGAGGTGGCGATGATGCAAGCCGCCGTCAGTCGCGAGGGAAGAAAATTGGCAGCGTCATCGAGCCGGGCAGCAGCCTTGCCGAAGTAGAAATACTGCGTGTCCGCGTGGCCAATCATGGAATCCAGTGTATTCACGGCCTTATAAGCCATGGCAAGAGGAGCTCCGCCGATCGCCATGTAGAAGATTGGAGCGAGGATGCCATCGGAGGCACTTTCAGCCAAAGTCTCGATCAGCGCGCGGCAAATTTCCGCCGTGTCGAGATGTTCGGTATCGCGGCCGACAATTCTCGCGAGCTGGCGACGAGCCCGCGGCAGGTCGTCGACCTCGAGCGCACGAGTCACCAACAAGGCCTCCTGTTGAAGGTTGCGGCCAGCGAGGCATGTCCAACCGAGGAGTACTTCGACTGCAATTCCAAGCCCAGTCGAAGTACGATTGGCAGATTGGACAACGTGTCGAGTCGCGCAATAGCTGGCGCCGACGATGGCAAGCGTGAGAGTTCCGCCGGCGAGTAGTTCGAAGAAACTGCTTTGGCGACGAGGGCGAAGTGCCGCTTCCCCAAGCGTGGTCGCAAGACCGATCATGCGAACAGGATGCGGGAACCACTCGGGATCACCGGCTACTTGATCGATGACCCAGGCGGCAGGAATCAGGACGCTGCGATTCAATGGGCGTGTTCCATCACCACCGACTCGACGCGGGGCTGATAAGTAAGACCCACCCAGTCGAAGATGCGTGGTAAGTCCAGCGACATCCGAACGGCGTCCGCCAGCCGATCTAGGGCTTCTTCCCGTTGCCGCTTCCAATCTTGAAACTCCAGCGCAGGCGTAAGGGCGTGGAAGGCTCGGGCCGCGGTAATGAAAGTGTGCCGGAAGCCATCGTCGTCGAAGATGCCGTGCAGGTAGGTCCCAAAGATGCGCTTGTCCGGCGAGATGCACCCGTCAGGTTGGCCATTATGGAGGACCGAGAATGTCTGAGCGCCCGCAGCGTAGAAGGTCTCTCCGAGATGTATCTCGTAGCCTTGCAAACTCATGGAAGGAATGGCTTCCCCGAATAGCGATGTAACGGCCAGGTATCCGCTTGCCTGCCGGGTGACCTTGTCCGGGTTCATGCGAGTGACGAAGGGAAGCAGACCAAGTCCTTCAGCCTCGTCTTCATGTTCGATGCCGTGAGGGTCGAGAATCCGTTGACCCAGCATCTGAAATCCGCCGCAGATACCAACAACTAATCCTAGCGCTGCCTGGCTGCTGACGACGGCGTCCAGGCCATGCTGCCGCAACCATAGCAAATCGTCAACGGTTTGTTTGCTGCCGGGCAGCACCACGACGTCGGCGTTCGCAATCTCCGAAGAGTTGCGAGAGAAGCGCAGATCGACGGAAGGTTCGTTGCGGAGAGCGTCAAAGTCGGTGAAGTTCGAGAAGGAGGGAAGCGCAACGACGGCAATGCGCAAGGGCCGATCCTTCTCATCTCCGGCAATCCAAGGGCGGAGCTTCGACACGTCGCCGGCTGGTAAGCCGAGGCTGTCCTCTTCATCGAGAGTCAATTGATGAAGAAAAGGAACGACGCCCAGGCAACGCCGTTGCAGCCGATCTTCAATCATGCGAATGCCGGGCTGAAGGAGCGCGATGTCGCCGCGAAATTTGTTGATGACGAACCCGCGAATGCGCGCCTGTTCCGAGGGGTCCAACAATTGGACGGTCCCCAGCAAAGAGGCGAAGACACCGCCGCGGTCGATGTCGCCGACGAGAATACAGCTCGCATCCGCCATCTCTGCCATGCGCATGTTAACGATGTCATTTTCTTTCAGGTTGATCTCAGCAGGAGAGCCCGCACCTTCGAGCACGATGACGTCATTCTGGGAAGCGAGGATCTCGTAACTTTCGCGGATCACGGGCATGAGCTCTTCGACCCGGCGCCGGTGATATTCGAAGGCCGAGAGACTGCGCCATACTTTACCCCGCACAATAACCTGCGAGGTCATGTTTCCAGCAGGTTTTAGAAGGATCGGGTTCATGTGGACCGAGGCTGGGACGCGGGCGGCCTCGGCCTGCAGAGCCTGGGCGCGACCGATCTCCAGGCCCTCAACCGTCGCGGCGGAGTTCAGCGACATATTTTGCGATTTGAAAGGAGCCACCCGAATGCCCTGATCGGCAAAGATACGGCAGAGCGCCGCAGTCAAAAGCGATTTGCCAACATGAGAACTGGTCCCGAGGACCATGATGGAGCGGGCCTTCATGCGGACTTGGCCTCAGCGTTCTTCGAGCCGTCTTGTTCGTGATACATGTCGTAGTGCACCACGGAGTCGAGGGGCACCCGCCTCTCCCAACCACTGCGTTCCAATTCCGGTTCGGTACCGAAGCAGTCGACGTACCCAAGGCAGAGATAGGCGACGGGCACGATCTCCGCCGGAATGTGCAGGATCTCGCGAAGACGAGCCGGATCGAGGATGCTGACCCATCCGACGCCGACTCCTTCAGCCCGGGCGGCGAGCCAAAGATTCTGTATAGCGCAGACGGTCGAATAGATCGCGGTTTCTGGCATGGTGTGACGACCGAGCTGATGGCCGCGGTCGCTTTGCGGATCACTAAGGATGCAAAGATTCTGGGGCGCCTCGAGGATCCCTTCGAGCTTCAAACTCGCGTACTGTTCCCGTCGTTCGCCGGTGTAGCTTCGTAAGGCCAACTCGTTGGCCTCGAGGAACGCTGCGTGAACGGCTTGGCGAATGGCTAAATCGTGAATGACGATGAATCGCGAAGGCTGCATTAGACCAACGGATGGGGCTTTATGTGCGGCGGCCAGCAGGCGGCGCAGGAGTTCGCTGGGCAGAGCTTCGGGAAGAAATCCTCTCCGCACATCGCGTCGCGCGGCGATCGCGCGGTAAACGGCATCGCGCTCCTGCAGTCCAAACTCGTTCGTCACCATGCTCTCGACCATTTTGGCCCGGTTTTTGTATCATCCCGCAGCCGGGCGTCAATGCCTGCGTTGAATTCAATGAGTCGGCCAAAGAGCCAAATCACATCGGATAGGCGATTCATGTAGGCCAGGACCTCCGGCTGAACGACGCCACCATTCTCAACGAACCGGACGGCGCTACGCTCGGCACGACGGCAAACGGTGCGAGCTACCTCGTAGGCCGCGGATTCCGTATGCGCTCCGGGAAGAGACCAGTCGGAGAGAACACCCTCAATGGCTTCGATCTTGTGAACCAGCTCGGTGAGCATGGTGACATCTTCCGCCGAGATGACCGGAGGCCGCTTCTTGCTCTCAGGGGGAGTGGCAAGTGCGGAGCCGACCCGGAAGAGAGTACGCTGAATGGTCTCCGTCCATTCGGCGATCTCCTTGTGTTGGCAGATACTCCGGGCAAAGCCGAGAACGCTATTCAGCTCGTCGACGCTCCCGTACGACTCGACGCGAAGATCGGCCTTTGAAACGCGGATGCCGCCGGCGAGACCGGTCTGGCCGCCGTCGCCTCGTGTAGTTGCAATGCTCATGGTTGCACTCCTGAAAGTTGGGTGGGTTGCACGGTTGCGATGCTCTCTTCGATCGTGACCCGAAGGGTTTTGACAATTGGAGGGCGATCATATTCGATCGTCAACGAGCCATTGAGGAAGTCGGTGACAAACGGGGGCTGTTCACCAAGAAGAACGGATTCAGTGAAAAACCAGGGTTTGATGGCGCCGAGTTCCCCCAAATTGCTGGCCTTGACGATGACGGCAGGAAGCCGGAAAACGCCTGCCCGCAATAGAGCGTAGGCCCTGTGATAGCCGTCGCGCAAGAACCAACGATTCCGATAGGAGGCGACTTCAAAGAAGGGGCTGCCGCTGTCGACGGAAATTGGCGCTCCAGGATCATCGGTCGCGCGTACATGGAGGTTTGGATTCGTTGATCGAAAGATGACCGTGTTGCGAGCGGCATCGCGAACAACTTCGCAGCTGACGGGATCGCGTGATGCAAAAGCGATATCCATCAGGCCGGGCCAGTCTGACTGACGTGGGACTGTGACCGGGGACAGTTTGGGATTGAAAGATAGTCTGCGTTGAAAAGCCAACAGGCGACGGAGATCGACGATGCCGAGCGACCAGTCGAGTCCTAGCATCTCCGTTTGCAGATCGCGTCGCGAAATATGGCGATCGAAGGCCTCCCGGAAAGCGATGGTCTCATCGACGCACACCGGATCGAGGCTCTCAAACGGCGGACGCTCCGCGACCAGCCTGCGTGCCTCTCTGTTTTTTCTGCGGCTTAAGGCGTGTGGACGAAACTCGTAATCGTCGAGCCCCCATGCTGCGATTTCCAGGGTGCGGATCGGCAACATCATAAGAGCACCTCTTGAAACGATCGGCTCGATTGAAAATAGCGCAGCGTGGAACAGTAAGGGATGCTTCGCGCCCATGAGTCAGTGCCGTCGACGCCGCACAGCAAGCGAAGAACGCTGCGTATCACTCCGGCATGGGTGACCACAGCGAGTAGCCCGCTGTTGAGCCGATGAAGAAGATTTTCTGTCTCCGCACACACTCTTCTTTCAAAGGATTCGATCGATTCACCTTGCGGTGCGGAGAGTTGCGGAAACTCATTGACCCAGCGCGCCGCATAGTTCGAGTCGAGCGTCTCGATCTGCTGCCAGGTGAGCCCTTCCCAAAGACCAAAATGTATTTCCCGCAACCCTCTGCTGGTGAAACAAGGAACGGCATGTGTCTCAGCCAAAGCCCGCGCAGTTGTATGGCAGCGTTGCAGGTCACTCGAGTAGACGGCATCAATGCGCTCAGAACGCAGGGAGTGGAGGAGCCGTTCGACTTGCCGAAAGCCGTCGTCATTGAGGGCAGGATCAGAGTGCCCGCAAAAAGTTCCGGCCATATCTGTCTCGGCATGACGGATGAACAATAGATCGTTCATGCCACCCACACTCCGGTAAGGTACACAGCGATCTCCGTCAACTGATTCGTGGCGCCAAAACAGTCTCCAGTGACCCCGCCTATTCTGCGTTTGTAGTAGCTAGCACTTAATAGTGCGATTAGCAGCGTTGCCGCGATCGCGGCCACCGAACTTCGCTTCAACGCGATGAGGACAATCCCGAAGCTGAGGATGGAAGCTGCAATGAGGGTTCCTCGAGTAGTCAGTCTGGCGATGCGTGCTCCTTGACTTGCCGCTGGCTCTTCCACGGGGTGGCGAGCGGGCGCGAGATAGTAGCTTAGGGGGAGCGTCGTCCAGCGGCATAGAACGTGTGCGGCAATGAGGTACTGGGCTATCTGGTTCAAGGGCAGTGCCGCCAGCAAAAGCACGCGTGCAAGGATGCTGAGAATCAGGGCTGCGGCTCCATAGCTGCCGATCCGGCTGTCCTTAAGAATCGCGAGGACCTGCTCCCGCTTCCACCCTCCTCCGAACGCGTCTGCGGAGTCGGCGAGACCGTCTTCATGCAGGCATCCGGTAAGCAGCACGAGTAAGGATATAACCAGCAGCGCAACAATCAGCCGGGGCAGATGCGGTGCGAGGAGGAGATGCGCCACCGCCGCCGCGCCACCAATAAGCAGGCCCACGACCGGAAAGAACTTTACCGCTCGCGAGAGTGAGCCGGGATCATAAGCTAGTTTTGGTACCGGGATCCGAGTCAGGAACTGGACGGCGACGAAGAAATCCAAGCCGCTTCTTTTCAGGTAAGTTGCTCCGCTCATGCAGAAGCCTCATTGACTCCAGCGGAAGCGAAGGTGGCCATCTGCGAATATAGAGCGATGGCCGATTCA includes these proteins:
- a CDS encoding pyridoxal phosphate-dependent aminotransferase yields the protein MIADLPIHGGQLRRIAALFNIPESDLIDFSANINPDGPPSTVLASLQASLEDSSTLNAYPDLEETELKDSIAEYAGVSFSNVAVANGFVPLLDAGLRALKIKRCLLPVPGFVEYRRTLERARIEVIPYILTEVSNFNYSIEALLAGGHDAILLANPQNPSGILTNREFLVHLVQKAAVENITVLLDEAFIDYTPSASVVADVDRFSNLIVFRSVTKFHGVPGLRVAYAAANEAIVRKINDGLPPWPITTLAARAVAAALADQPFAESARAKNEERRVYLHAGLERLCLHPYPSSANFLLFRLPDRIPSADFWRRMIVEHHFVLRDCSNYEALSPGHFRVAVGAQEQSDRLLNAISQLLKSNF
- the cbiB gene encoding adenosylcobinamide-phosphate synthase CbiB, translating into MNRSVLIPAAWVIDQVAGDPEWFPHPVRMIGLATTLGEAALRPRRQSSFFELLAGGTLTLAIVGASYCATRHVVQSANRTSTGLGIAVEVLLGWTCLAGRNLQQEALLVTRALEVDDLPRARRQLARIVGRDTEHLDTAEICRALIETLAESASDGILAPIFYMAIGGAPLAMAYKAVNTLDSMIGHADTQYFYFGKAAARLDDAANFLPSRLTAACIIATSALGRSADARAAWRIWRLDGAKHKSPNAGQPESAMSGALHVQLGGDNTYAGEVVSMPRIGQEFPAASLAQAKTAIRLVSLVTIAGVAAATGLLLWSQRRQRKLPT
- a CDS encoding cobyric acid synthase, with the protein product MKARSIMVLGTSSHVGKSLLTAALCRIFADQGIRVAPFKSQNMSLNSAATVEGLEIGRAQALQAEAARVPASVHMNPILLKPAGNMTSQVIVRGKVWRSLSAFEYHRRRVEELMPVIRESYEILASQNDVIVLEGAGSPAEINLKENDIVNMRMAEMADASCILVGDIDRGGVFASLLGTVQLLDPSEQARIRGFVINKFRGDIALLQPGIRMIEDRLQRRCLGVVPFLHQLTLDEEDSLGLPAGDVSKLRPWIAGDEKDRPLRIAVVALPSFSNFTDFDALRNEPSVDLRFSRNSSEIANADVVVLPGSKQTVDDLLWLRQHGLDAVVSSQAALGLVVGICGGFQMLGQRILDPHGIEHEDEAEGLGLLPFVTRMNPDKVTRQASGYLAVTSLFGEAIPSMSLQGYEIHLGETFYAAGAQTFSVLHNGQPDGCISPDKRIFGTYLHGIFDDDGFRHTFITAARAFHALTPALEFQDWKRQREEALDRLADAVRMSLDLPRIFDWVGLTYQPRVESVVMEHAH
- the bluB gene encoding 5,6-dimethylbenzimidazole synthase, translating into MVTNEFGLQERDAVYRAIAARRDVRRGFLPEALPSELLRRLLAAAHKAPSVGLMQPSRFIVIHDLAIRQAVHAAFLEANELALRSYTGERREQYASLKLEGILEAPQNLCILSDPQSDRGHQLGRHTMPETAIYSTVCAIQNLWLAARAEGVGVGWVSILDPARLREILHIPAEIVPVAYLCLGYVDCFGTEPELERSGWERRVPLDSVVHYDMYHEQDGSKNAEAKSA
- a CDS encoding cob(I)yrinic acid a,c-diamide adenosyltransferase codes for the protein MSIATTRGDGGQTGLAGGIRVSKADLRVESYGSVDELNSVLGFARSICQHKEIAEWTETIQRTLFRVGSALATPPESKKRPPVISAEDVTMLTELVHKIEAIEGVLSDWSLPGAHTESAAYEVARTVCRRAERSAVRFVENGGVVQPEVLAYMNRLSDVIWLFGRLIEFNAGIDARLRDDTKTGPKWSRAW
- a CDS encoding histidine phosphatase family protein, with translation MNDLLFIRHAETDMAGTFCGHSDPALNDDGFRQVERLLHSLRSERIDAVYSSDLQRCHTTARALAETHAVPCFTSRGLREIHFGLWEGLTWQQIETLDSNYAARWVNEFPQLSAPQGESIESFERRVCAETENLLHRLNSGLLAVVTHAGVIRSVLRLLCGVDGTDSWARSIPYCSTLRYFQSSRSFQEVLL
- the cobS gene encoding adenosylcobinamide-GDP ribazoletransferase codes for the protein MSGATYLKRSGLDFFVAVQFLTRIPVPKLAYDPGSLSRAVKFFPVVGLLIGGAAAVAHLLLAPHLPRLIVALLVISLLVLLTGCLHEDGLADSADAFGGGWKREQVLAILKDSRIGSYGAAALILSILARVLLLAALPLNQIAQYLIAAHVLCRWTTLPLSYYLAPARHPVEEPAASQGARIARLTTRGTLIAASILSFGIVLIALKRSSVAAIAATLLIALLSASYYKRRIGGVTGDCFGATNQLTEIAVYLTGVWVA